A single genomic interval of bacterium harbors:
- a CDS encoding type II toxin-antitoxin system mRNA interferase toxin, RelE/StbE family yields the protein VKEIRKVSTPTQARIWRAIDRLSSHWHEGKKLCGEYSGCRVIRVWPYRIIYEVHKRKLLIVILRVADRKDAYR from the coding sequence TCGTCAAGGAGATCCGGAAAGTTTCCACACCAACGCAGGCACGCATCTGGCGAGCCATTGACCGCCTCTCATCTCATTGGCATGAAGGCAAGAAGCTCTGCGGTGAGTACTCCGGCTGCCGTGTCATCCGCGTCTGGCCATACCGGATCATCTACGAAGTCCACAAACGCAAACTCCTCATCGTCATCCTCCGTGTCGCCG